A single Natronorubrum sediminis DNA region contains:
- a CDS encoding DUF7344 domain-containing protein: protein MSSIDTSLPDEITSVADSEEAQQLSKDVIFELLKNRRRREVLSYLLEAEETVTLGELAEQIAAWENDTEVTALSSDQRKRVYVALYQTHLPKMDDAGIVEYDQDRGLISLADNADLLMMYLDTDTHRQDRWDRWYATLSVIGAALLTGAFLGVPPLSTVPTIGLAAVVVVSFLLLSAAHLVTNRQLEQNVDGKLSRIE from the coding sequence ATGTCGTCGATCGACACGTCACTCCCCGACGAAATCACGTCGGTGGCTGACTCGGAGGAAGCCCAACAGCTCTCGAAAGACGTCATCTTCGAACTCCTGAAAAACCGACGTCGACGAGAGGTCCTCTCGTATCTCCTCGAGGCAGAGGAGACGGTAACGCTCGGCGAACTCGCCGAACAGATCGCGGCCTGGGAGAACGACACCGAGGTCACGGCGCTCAGTTCGGACCAACGAAAGCGGGTCTACGTCGCGCTCTATCAGACCCACCTGCCGAAGATGGACGATGCGGGAATCGTCGAGTACGATCAGGACCGCGGCCTGATCTCGCTCGCCGACAACGCCGACTTGCTGATGATGTATCTCGATACGGATACGCACCGCCAGGATCGCTGGGATCGCTGGTACGCAACGCTCAGCGTCATCGGCGCAGCCCTCCTCACCGGTGCGTTTCTCGGTGTTCCACCGTTGTCGACGGTTCCGACGATTGGACTGGCGGCTGTCGTCGTCGTTTCGTTCCTCTTGCTTTCGGCTGCTCACCTCGTGACCAATCGACAACTGGAGCAAAACGTCGACGGCAAACTCTCGCGAATCGAGTAA